Sequence from the Paenibacillus riograndensis SBR5 genome:
TGAACAGGAAAAGGATTTTTGAATACGTCAGTTACTACAACCGGAATACAGGACGTTTTGAAATCAACCGTGCCGAAACGAGGACCGTTCAGCCTTCGCGGATTTACTTTCCAGGGAAAATAGCCGTCCTCATTAATCATAACACCGCGAGCTCGGGGGAAGGCTTACCTTTGATCCTAAAAGGAATGCCCAATGTTAAGATAATCGGCTTTACGTCTACGAATGGTTCGTTCGGCATAGTCTCCGCTCCTATAGAAGTGAAAATGCCGGAAGGATACGTCGTGCAGTTCCCCGACGGAAGATCCCTTAATCTAGACTACAAGATTCAAGGCGACAGCGATGAACGCGGACAAGGAGGCGTAACGCCTGACATTACGGTTCCCATGAACGGGCAAACATTTAAAATGAAGTTTATTGAAGGGCAGGACGTGGAATTGGATTATGCGTTAGCTTCCTTCAATAGCTAAAAGGAGTGTCAACAATGAATTTAGAAATGGTTATGCAGGAGCTTGAAGCGCTCGGCAAGGAACGGACCAAAAAAATCTATCAATCCAATGGCGCACATGAACCGCTTTTTGGCGTAGCTACAGGTCAAATGAAGCCGATTGCCAAAAAAATAAAAATAAATCAGCCTTTGGCTGAGCAGCTCTACGCTACAGGAAACTACGATGCCATGTATTTTGCCGGAATTATTGCTGATCCGCAAGCGATGACTGAAGCCGATTTTGAGCGTTGGATAGATGGGGCGTATTTTTATATGCTGTCCGATTATGTGGTTGCGGTAACCCTGGCAGAAGCGGATATTGCGCAAGAAGTAGCGGATAAATGGATCGCAAGCGGCGAAGAGCTGAGAATGTCTGCGGGCTGGAGCTGTTACTGCTGGCTTTTGGGAAACCGCCCGGACGATGAATTTTCCGAAACTAAGCTTGCCCATATGCTTGAGATTGTGAAACATACGATCCATGACTCTCCCGAGCGGACGAAGTACGCTATGAATAATTTTATCTACACCGTTGGGGTATCGTATGTGCCGCTCCATGAGGCAGCGGTCGAAACCGCAAAGACAGTAGGTCCTGTTGAAGTGCAAAAAGACAAGAAAAAAAGCAGCTTCCTGCTCGCTTCTGAACGCATTCAAAAGGCGGTAAGTAAAGGGGAGCTAGGGTTCAAACGCAAACATGTAAGATGTTAAGCGTCCGGAAGCTGTGCGTATGAACCCCCCTATATAGTCCGTATGATGGCGAAACTCTGCCACTCTACAGCCTTCTCAATATATCCTTCTTCTTCAGGCCGTTTTTCTTGGCGGTGGCATTCCAGAAGGAATGTGTCGCTGTGAATTTCCAGGCGAAGCGCGGGAAATTGGGGCTGAACAGCATGGATTCATCCACACTGCGCGAATGGATATTGCCTGCGAGGCCCTGCATGGCATGGCCCAGATTCTTAAGCGGTCCCCGGCCAACGGGGACCTTCTCCAGAAAGCCCATCATTTCACCGGCGCCCTGGCCGAGTCCCTGCCCGAAATGGAGGCCGCAGCGGCTGCACCAGTTCTGAATGATCTCAAGCGCAATGTGATTTTGCTGCCCCTCGAAAAAACCGTTGTTGATGAGGGCGTATACGTAAATGTCCCCCTCACGCTCTGCTTTCATGTATTCCTCAAGGGCAACCAGCATCCTGAACAAATGTGACGGTATCCCGTCTACATACAGCGGAAAGGCGATAACCAGCACATCCATGCGGCACAGCTCGCGGTATTGCTCCGGGGTAAGCGGTTTTTTGTTCAGGTGATAGGTGGTGATCTCATGCCCGCTGCGGATAAGCGGCTCAAGTATGCCAAGCATTATGGCGGAGTTGCTTTTTTTCACCTTCGGGCTTCCGTTGATCAGGGCGATTTTCATGCCAATACCTCCTTGACGGCTTGCAGGCTGTTATGAAAATATACCGTATTTCCTGTAGAATACAAATTCGCACTGTTCGCCGCGACCAGCTTTTTGGCCGTTTCGATTTCCGCTTCCGTAAGGCCTTCCCCGTAAAAATGTACGGACAGGGCGAACTGATGATCATAACGTTTCCGGTGATGGGTTTCTCCGCTTTGAGTGGAGAAATAAGGGAGAACGTAGGAGATGCTCCGGTCTAACACATTGAGGATGAAGGGGCTGTAGCTTCCATACACGCATTTGCTGATAATCATCAGTTCGTCGCATTTCGAAAAAAGTTCGCCTATATTGTGATAGCCATCCTTGAGAACACAGACTCCGGGCGTCCTGACCCAGCATCCATAGCAGCCCGTGCAATGGCGGATGGTGCCATTATCGGATATGACTGTTACGTCCTCCTGTGGAGCTTCCGCCCATGCTGCATACTCCTGCTGATCCAGATCGTGAATAATCATTTTCATTTGTCATCCTCCTTATCGAGTACCGTTAAGATCGAAAAAGAATCGCGCCAGTTGCCGGAATACCGGACACCGTTATTCGTGAGCAGCGAGGCGATGCCGTGCACCATGGACCACAGCACAATCAGTTGATGCGAATAAGAGGCTTCCGGCAGACCGGTGCTCCGGAACATGTGAAATGCCGTTGTCCGGAACAGAGCGAACGGCGGGTAATTATCGGAACTATAGTTATCCAGATCAATGATTATGCCTGAATGATAGTAGAGGAATTGAAAGTACTGCGGATTCTCTATGAAAAAGTCTACGTATGCCTGCCCCAATAAAGAAATGGCCTCGCGGCTGTCCTCCTCTCCCATAATGGATATGCGCAGTCTCTCCATAAATTGCTCTGTGACATGCTCGCCCATGGCGGCAATCAGTTCATCGACATTTTTAAAATGGCTGTAGGGGGCGGTATGGCTGACGTTGCACTGTGCAGCGACTCTGCGCAGGGAAAAGCTTTTTACCCCTTCTTCGTTAATAAGGCTAATACCCGTTTCGATGAGCTGCTTGCGTAAATTGCCGTGGTGATAGGGTTTTTCTTTCATCGTGTGAATGTTTCCTTTCATCAATCTTAACACTGTAAAGATTGTATCATGGAATCTTAGCGGTGTAAAGATTAGTTCCTGCCAGTTATTGCTTGTTCATAGGGGGATGTTATAAGTGCGGCTGCCTTTTGTGCATTGAAGAGACAGGACAAAAAAGCATATAAACCTGACCAAAAGGTTGATTTTATTCCATGACCTTCAAAGGTATGATCTATTTAGCTGAACCATGCAATAACTAAATAGAATATACGGTTGGAGGAATTCAGATGCCAAATCCGAAATATGAAAAATTTGAGCCATTGAAAAATGCGCAGCTTGTTTTGGGGTATCTTACGTCAATGGTGGATGAGAAGTATGACAATCTGCCCTATTGGCTTGTTCTGCCTCACAAAAGGCCTGCTGAAGCCGCCCACTGCCGGGTGGACGATGCGGAACTGGTGGGTTCCTGGTATGAAGCTATTGATGCGGTCAGAAAAATGCTTAAAACGGAAGAAGGAGCAGCGGTCCAGCAGTCATTTTACAGGCATGTATTGAAGTCGTGGGGAGAGCATGGGCTGCGTTTTCATGAACATTATCCATGGACTCACACCAATCATAGCTCCTTCCACGAAATGGGGTATATCCTTCCGGCGCTGAACCGGATGGTAGAGAACAATCCCGGGGATAAGGAAGCGGACAAAAGGGCATCTGAACTGATAAGAGGGATGCGGGCGCTTGTGATCGAAAGAAAAGTCCGGACCTTCTGGTCAGGGGACTATCAAGAACAGGAGCCTATATACGAATTTCCCAATGATGTATATCTCGAAGACGGAGGTTTTGATCTGACCAGACACACCGGACGCGGCGAACAGGCCATTCGGAATGCAATCATCCTTCACGCGCTGGTACGGAGATATGAAATCGCTGGTGATGAGGTGGCCCTTGATTTGGCCATGGGCATTGCCAACCATCTTCTGGGTGCTTCCCGTTATTTCAATTATAAAATGGAATTTTTTGGCCATGTCCATTCAGCGGGCTGGGCCGCATCCGGGCTTGTAAGGCTTGGCCGCGCCACAGGCAGTGAACGCTATATCCATGCCGGCAAAGGCATATATGACTATATCCGTTCCCTGTCGTCCTCTTTTGGCTGGGTTCCCGAATATGCGCAGTGGCATCCGATGCATGAAGAACACTGTGAAACCTGTTGTATAAAAGATATGATAGAGTGTGCAAATGAGTTGATCCTTGCGGGATATGAGGAATACTGGAATGATATGACCCTGTTTGCACGAAACCAGCTGGTCGAGAATCAGGTGAAGGTTTCATCCTATGTGGTTACAGACAATACACTGCCCGACAATAATGGGATAACCTACAGAGAGCTGGACAAGCGAATGATTGGCGGGTTTACCGGAGGCTCCCTGGTCAATTCCATATCATTGTCCAAGTTTCGCTCCATTGCAGGCTGCTGTGTCGGAATGGCTCCTGTGGCACTGGAAATTGTATGGGACAGATCAGTCGAGTACAAGAATGGAAAGGTCATTGTAAATATGCCCATCGATAAGGAGACCGAACAAGCCTCAGTAACCATGGATTACCCGGACCGGGGCTATATTTCCGTCACTCCCAAGCAGAATTGTGATGTGGCCATAAGGGTCTACCCTTGGATGGGCGGGGATATCAGAGGAACAATGAACGGGCTGGCATATGATCCTTCCATAGAAGGCAGCCTTGCAGTATTCCGGAATGTACAGGCAGGCACAACCGTGGAACTGCAGCATCCTATAGAGACCGTAGTCATAAAAGAGACTGCACGTGATGAGGAATATTCAGTTTCATGGAGAGGCTGCGATGTAATAGATATTTTCCCGCGGGGAGAGCATTTGCGGCTGTACCAGAGAGATTTGAGTCTGCCAAAATATTATCCGTCTGTGGAGGATGTGCAATATTCCGGCGCCGCCAATTACGGTCCGACCCAGCAATCGCAAAATAAAAAGTGAGGATTCCATTCTCTTTGCTATAATACGAAATATAGCTTATCCATCTATCCGAAATGACAGGAGAATGCTATGGCGGGTCATATTAGTGAACAAATTTCATATGATAATCCTTTGCAGCCTGTCAGGGTCCTGCATGAATTCCGGAATGAAGAAGTCAGAGGCAAATGGCATTACCATAATGAATTGGAGCTTATAGCAGTCGTCAGAGGGGAGTTCAGCATTCACACCAAAGACAGGGTATTTAGAATGTCCGCCGGAGATGTCGCCATTATTGGTTCCTTTGAACCCCATCATTCATTCAAGGATGAGGGGGTAATGGAGTATATTGTGCTGCAGTTCGACATTTTCAAGTATCTTGGACAGGACCTCCTCTCTTACATGAAATATTTTACTGAAGCCGGACGTTTGTACAGCAAACTCAATTATATATTCACGGAGAACCCAAAGGTTAAGCAGCAGATATTCAACCATATCCGGGAAATCTCAAAGGAATATGCCCAAAGACAAAAAGGCTATGAAATTGCGATACACAGCCTTATTTACAGGATTATACTCGCGCTTTTCCGCAATGATACAAGTTCGTTCATGGAATTAAAGAATGATTCTGAGCTTATAAAGCTGCTGCCGGTGCTGGACTACATTGAAAAAAACATCAACGGCAGGGTAGATATGAAGGAAGCGGCCAAGTTAATGAATCTGGATTACTTTTATTTTGGCAAGTATTTTAAGAAGATTATGGGAAGGACCTTTATAGAATATGTAAATCACAAAAAAATAGTAAATGCAGAGCTTATATTATTAACGAGGGATATTTCAGTGCTGGAAACGGCATCTTTGGTGGGCATGCCGAATATGGCGAACTTTTATAAAATTTTCTACAAGTATAACCAATGCTCTCCGAAGGAATTCAGAAGGAAATTACATGGTATTACGGGAACAAAATCATTGAACAAACGCGCCAGAAGATAGACTCCGTGTTCAATTGGACTATTCGGAGCGAGTGAAGAACAGCTTTGACGGAAAAAATTTCGGTGAAGGCACTACGGTGACCGTTAAGATTCCCTTTATTTAAGTAATGAGGCAATGAAAAGCAAGCTTTCAGCGCAAACAAGCACAGGCCTTGTATCACGGCCTGTGCTTGTTTGCCTTATCCAAATATGTGTTTTAAGCTTCCATCTTCTGCGCCGTATAGAGCTTGTGGTAGAGGCCACGGCGTGCGATCAGCTCATCATGCGAGCCGCTTTCGGCAATCCCTTTGTTCGAGACATACATGATGCGGTCGCAGTTTTTAACGGTGGAGAGCCGGTGCGCGATAATGAATGATGTGCGTCCTTTAAGCAGCTCGTTCAAGCCTTTCTGCAGCAGACGTTCTGTCTTCGCATCAATGGAAGAAGTGGCTTCGTCCAGGATGAGAATCCGCGGGTCGGCCAGAAGCGTTCTGGCAAAAGAGATGAGCTGCCGCTGTCCCTGCGACAGCTTAGAGCCGCGCTCATTGACCTCGGTCAGGTAGCCCTGGTCAAATTCACGGATGAAATCATCGGCACACACCGCCTTGGCGGCGGCAATCACTTCCTCCTCGGTGGCATCGAGCTTCCCGTAACGGATATTGTCCAGAATGGTGCCGGAGAAAATGAAGCTGTCCTGGAGCATAATCCCCATCTGGCTGCGCAGGGACTTCAGCGTAATCTGTGAGATATCCTGTCCGTCAATTAGAATTCTGCCCCCGGTCAGGTCATAAAAGCGCGAGATCAGATTGACGACAGTGGTTTTGCCTGCTCCTGTCGGTCCTACCAGGGCAATGCTCTCCCCTGGCTGGACATCGAAGGAGATATTCTCCAGGATGTTGAGCCCCGGGTCATAGGCGAAGGTTACATGGTCAAAAGTAACCCGGCCCTGAACGGACGGAAGCTCCCGCGCATCCGGAATATCGCTGACGGTCACCGGTTCATCCAGCGTTTCAAAGATGCGCTCCAGGTAGGCTACCGCATTGATGAAGCTGTTGTACAGGTTCGACAGATTCAGAATCGGCTGCCAGAAGCGGGCGGCGTAGCTGCTCATGGCCAGAATGACGCCAAGGGTTGCATCCACGGGGTCCAGAGTCAGCAGACCCACGAGGAAAATCAGAGCCGTAACGATGGTGGACAGGTTGTCTACCGAAAAAGGAATCAGCATATTATAAGACACCGCCCGCATCCATTCCTTGCGGAAGTTGCCGGCCAGCCGTGTGAAAATCCCTGCATTCTGCTGCTCGCGGGAGAAAATTTGGGTCACGCCAATACCGGTGATGCTCTCCTGCATGTAGGCGTTCAGATTGGAGCTTTTGTTGGACACGGCCTGCCATGCGCGGCGCTGCCGGGTTTTGATCAGCAGCATGATGCCGAGGAAAACAGGCAGTCCGGCAAGAATGACGAAGGACAGCCTTACATCCACAGCGAACATAAAGGCGGCGATAAAGATTAAATTGACAATTTCCAGAATAAAGTTGATGATACCGTTCGATAACACATCCGAAACGGAGTTGACATAGTTTACGACCCGGATCAGAATTTTGCCCTGCGGACGGTCATCGTAATATTTAAATGGAAGCTGCTGCAAATGCGCAAACAAATCCGTACGGATGTCAAAAATAATATCCTGTCCGACGCGGGTCATGATACGCGAGCGGATGGTAGCGAGAATAACGCTGACCACAATGGTTAGCAGCATCAGCAGCGACCAGCCAAGCAGGGCCAGCTTCTCCTTGGAGGGAATGGTTACGTCAACGACATGCTGCATGATCAGCGGTGCCGACAAGGCGATGGCTGCCGAGAGCGCGCTCAGGATAAACGCGATAATCATCGGTTTCTTTTTCCGCTTGATATAGATCATTGCCCGGCGGAAATGCCTGATGTCAAAAGGCGATTCCAGATTCTCGTCGACGTCGAATTTATTCCTGGCCATGAGCCATCACCTGCCTTCCAATACCCTCGTTCTGCAGCATAAACACATCATAATAATAACCCCGCTTAGCCAGCAGCTCGGCATGGGTCCCTTCTTCGATCA
This genomic interval carries:
- a CDS encoding glycoside hydrolase family protein, with the translated sequence MPNPKYEKFEPLKNAQLVLGYLTSMVDEKYDNLPYWLVLPHKRPAEAAHCRVDDAELVGSWYEAIDAVRKMLKTEEGAAVQQSFYRHVLKSWGEHGLRFHEHYPWTHTNHSSFHEMGYILPALNRMVENNPGDKEADKRASELIRGMRALVIERKVRTFWSGDYQEQEPIYEFPNDVYLEDGGFDLTRHTGRGEQAIRNAIILHALVRRYEIAGDEVALDLAMGIANHLLGASRYFNYKMEFFGHVHSAGWAASGLVRLGRATGSERYIHAGKGIYDYIRSLSSSFGWVPEYAQWHPMHEEHCETCCIKDMIECANELILAGYEEYWNDMTLFARNQLVENQVKVSSYVVTDNTLPDNNGITYRELDKRMIGGFTGGSLVNSISLSKFRSIAGCCVGMAPVALEIVWDRSVEYKNGKVIVNMPIDKETEQASVTMDYPDRGYISVTPKQNCDVAIRVYPWMGGDIRGTMNGLAYDPSIEGSLAVFRNVQAGTTVELQHPIETVVIKETARDEEYSVSWRGCDVIDIFPRGEHLRLYQRDLSLPKYYPSVEDVQYSGAANYGPTQQSQNKK
- a CDS encoding NAD(P)H-dependent oxidoreductase: MKIALINGSPKVKKSNSAIMLGILEPLIRSGHEITTYHLNKKPLTPEQYRELCRMDVLVIAFPLYVDGIPSHLFRMLVALEEYMKAEREGDIYVYALINNGFFEGQQNHIALEIIQNWCSRCGLHFGQGLGQGAGEMMGFLEKVPVGRGPLKNLGHAMQGLAGNIHSRSVDESMLFSPNFPRFAWKFTATHSFWNATAKKNGLKKKDILRRL
- a CDS encoding ABC transporter ATP-binding protein, with the translated sequence MARNKFDVDENLESPFDIRHFRRAMIYIKRKKKPMIIAFILSALSAAIALSAPLIMQHVVDVTIPSKEKLALLGWSLLMLLTIVVSVILATIRSRIMTRVGQDIIFDIRTDLFAHLQQLPFKYYDDRPQGKILIRVVNYVNSVSDVLSNGIINFILEIVNLIFIAAFMFAVDVRLSFVILAGLPVFLGIMLLIKTRQRRAWQAVSNKSSNLNAYMQESITGIGVTQIFSREQQNAGIFTRLAGNFRKEWMRAVSYNMLIPFSVDNLSTIVTALIFLVGLLTLDPVDATLGVILAMSSYAARFWQPILNLSNLYNSFINAVAYLERIFETLDEPVTVSDIPDARELPSVQGRVTFDHVTFAYDPGLNILENISFDVQPGESIALVGPTGAGKTTVVNLISRFYDLTGGRILIDGQDISQITLKSLRSQMGIMLQDSFIFSGTILDNIRYGKLDATEEEVIAAAKAVCADDFIREFDQGYLTEVNERGSKLSQGQRQLISFARTLLADPRILILDEATSSIDAKTERLLQKGLNELLKGRTSFIIAHRLSTVKNCDRIMYVSNKGIAESGSHDELIARRGLYHKLYTAQKMEA
- a CDS encoding DNA alkylation repair protein produces the protein MNLEMVMQELEALGKERTKKIYQSNGAHEPLFGVATGQMKPIAKKIKINQPLAEQLYATGNYDAMYFAGIIADPQAMTEADFERWIDGAYFYMLSDYVVAVTLAEADIAQEVADKWIASGEELRMSAGWSCYCWLLGNRPDDEFSETKLAHMLEIVKHTIHDSPERTKYAMNNFIYTVGVSYVPLHEAAVETAKTVGPVEVQKDKKKSSFLLASERIQKAVSKGELGFKRKHVRC
- a CDS encoding AraC family transcriptional regulator: MAGHISEQISYDNPLQPVRVLHEFRNEEVRGKWHYHNELELIAVVRGEFSIHTKDRVFRMSAGDVAIIGSFEPHHSFKDEGVMEYIVLQFDIFKYLGQDLLSYMKYFTEAGRLYSKLNYIFTENPKVKQQIFNHIREISKEYAQRQKGYEIAIHSLIYRIILALFRNDTSSFMELKNDSELIKLLPVLDYIEKNINGRVDMKEAAKLMNLDYFYFGKYFKKIMGRTFIEYVNHKKIVNAELILLTRDISVLETASLVGMPNMANFYKIFYKYNQCSPKEFRRKLHGITGTKSLNKRARR
- a CDS encoding TetR/AcrR family transcriptional regulator; the encoded protein is MKEKPYHHGNLRKQLIETGISLINEEGVKSFSLRRVAAQCNVSHTAPYSHFKNVDELIAAMGEHVTEQFMERLRISIMGEEDSREAISLLGQAYVDFFIENPQYFQFLYYHSGIIIDLDNYSSDNYPPFALFRTTAFHMFRSTGLPEASYSHQLIVLWSMVHGIASLLTNNGVRYSGNWRDSFSILTVLDKEDDK